A genomic window from Gossypium hirsutum isolate 1008001.06 chromosome D12, Gossypium_hirsutum_v2.1, whole genome shotgun sequence includes:
- the LOC107945771 gene encoding pentatricopeptide repeat-containing protein At3g02330, mitochondrial: MAYKISYFNFPKLLFSHPSSKTHLFKAISVSTLTTRQPTPRKKKTFSHIFQECSNQTSLNPGKQAHCQMIVSGFVPTVFVANCLIQLYVKCGDLGYANKVFDKMPQRDVVSWNAMVFGNASNGMMGIAKRYFDDMPQKDVISWNSLISGYLKNGECLKSILVFVEMGRVGVGFDWTTFAVVLKSCAVLEDADAGIQVHGVAVKIAFDKDVVTGSALVDMYGKCRRLDDSIKFFYQMPEKNWVSWSAAIAGCVQNDKFIKGVEFFKEMQRESIGFSQSTYASVFRLCAGFSAFRLGRQLHGHALKTNFASDLIVGTAILDMYAKCGSMTEAQKIFNLFPIHNLQSFNAIIIGYAQSDDQAIRALHLFQHLLESDLGFDEISLSGAFSACAVIKGYLEGVQVHALAVKTTCESNICVANTILDMYGKSGALAEACRIFYEMERRDAISWNAIIAAHEQNGNEEATLSHFVSMLHSGMEPDEFTYGSVLKACAGKKALNYGMEVHNRIIKSGIGFHSFVASALVDMYCKCGMMEEADKIHDRIEQQTMVCWNAIISGFSLQKESEEAQNFFSRMLGMGVNPDHFTYATVLDTCANLATVGLGEQIHAQIIKLELQSDAYICSTLVDMYSKCGNMHHSKLIFEKATNRDFVTWNAMICGYAQHGLGEEALQIFEDMIVKNVTPNQATFVSVLRACAHIGLVEKGWHYFGLMLSDYGLAPQLEHYSCMVDIMGRAGQVDEALSLINDMPFEPDDVIWRTLLSTCKIHGNVEVADSLLQLDPQDSSAYILLSNIYADAGMWEKVSDMRKIMRYNKLKKEPGCSWIEIKDEVHAFLVGEKAHPRCKQIYDTLGILADEMRCYVDDIDFFA, translated from the exons ATGGCATATAAAATTTCTTACTTCAACTTCCCGAAACTCCTCTTTTCTCATCCCTCATCCAAAACACATCTCTTTAAAGCTATCTCGGTTTCAACTCTAACAACAAGGCAACCAACACCcagaaagaaaaaaacattttCCCACATTTTCCAAGAATGTTCAAATCAAACATCGTTAAATCCAGGCAAACAAGCCCATTGTCAAATGATAGTATCTGGGTTTGTCCCAACTGTCTTTGTTGCCAATTGTTTGATCCAGTTGTACGTAAAATGTGGAGATTTGGGGTATGCTAATAAAGTGTTTGATAAAATGCCTCAACGAGATGTCGTGTCGTGGAATGCAATGGTTTTCGGGAATGCTAGTAATGGGATGATGGGAATTGCTAagagatattttgatgatatgcCTCAAAAGGATGTTATTTCGTGGAATTCATTGATTTCCGGGTACCTGAAGAATGGTGAATGTTTGAAGTCCATTTTGGTTTTCGTGGAAATGGGGAGGGTAGGAGTTGGGTTTGATTGGACAACCTTTGCTGTTGTTTTAAAATCTTGTGCTGTTTTGGAAGACGCTGATGCGGGGATACAAGTTCACGGTGTCGCGGTTAAGATTGCTTTTGATAAAGATGTGGTTACAGGGAGTGCTTTAGTGGATATGTATGGAAAATGTAGGAGGTTAGATGATTCAATTAAGTTCTTTTATCAAATGCCCGAGAAGAATTGGGTTTCTTGGAGTGCTGCGATTGCAGGTTGTGTTCAAAATGATAAGTTCATTAAGGGTGTTGAATTTTTCAAAGAAATGCAAAGGGAAAGTATTGGGTTTAGTCAGTCAACTTATGCTAGTGTTTTCAGGTTGTGTGCCGGGTTCTCTGCATTTAGGTTAGGTAGGCAGTTGCATGGTCATGCCTTGAAGACGAATTTCGCATCGGATTTAATTGTAGGAACAGCAATATTAGATATGTACGCAAAATGCGGTAGCATGACTGAAGCTCAAAAGATATTTAACTTGTTTCCAATTCACAATTTGCAGTCTTTTAATGCCATAATAATTGGCTATGCCCAAAGTGATGATCAGGCCATTCGAGCTTTGCATTTATTTCAACATCTGCTCGAATCTGATCTTGGTTTTGATGAAATAAGTTTATCTGGAGCATTTAGTGCTTGTGCAGTTATTAAAGGGTATTTGGAGGGCGTTCAAGTACATGCCTTAGCAGTCAAAACTACTTGTGAGTCAAATATTTGTGTGGCCAATACTATTCTCGACATGTATGGTAAATCTGGAGCTTTAGCCGAAGCATGTCGCATTTTCTATGAAATGGAGAGAAGGGATGCTATTTCTTGGAATGCAATTATTGCAGCACATGAACAGAACGGAAATGAAGAGGCAACACTCTCTCATTTTGTTTCCATGCTGCATTCTGGGATGGAGCCTGATGAGTTCACTTACGGGAGTGTTTTAAAAGCTTGTGCTGGTAAAAAAGCCTTGAATTATGGCATGGAGGTACACAATAGAATAATTAAATCTGGAATAGG t tttCATTCATTTGTTGCAAGTGCTCTTGTTGATATGTACTGCAAATGTGGGATGATGGAAGAGGCAGATAAGATCCATGACAGAATAGAGCAGCAAACCATGGTCTGTTGGAATGCAATAATTTCGGGATTTTCTCTGCAGAAAGAAAGTGAAGAGGCTCAGAATTTTTTTTCCCGGATGTTGGGAATGGGGGTAAACCCAGATCACTTCACTTATGCAACAGTTCTTGATACTTGTGCTAATTTGGCTACTGTTGGACTTGGTGAGCAAATTCATGCTCAAATTATCAAGCTTGAACTGCAATCGGATGCATACATATGCAGCACTCTTGTGGATATGTATTCAAAATGTGGAAACATGCATCATTCCAAGCTTATATTTGAGAAAGCAACTAATCGGGATTTTGTAACATGGAATGCCATGATTTGTGGGTATGCCCAACATGGCCTTGGAGAAGAGGCCCTTCAAATTTTTGAAGATATGATTGTTAAGAATGTCACCCCAAATCAAGCAACATTTGTTTCAGTCCTTCGAGCATGTGCACATATAGGGCTGGTAGAAAAGGGATGGCATTATTTTGGTTTGATGTTAAGTGACTATGGTTTAGCTCCTCAGTTGGAGCACTATTCGTGTATGGTGGATATAATGGGAAGGGCGGGCCAAGTTGACGAGGCATTAAGCCTCATAAATGATATGCCTTTTGAACCTGATGATGTTATATGGAGAACACTGCTTAGCACTTGCAAGATCCATGGGAATGTAGAGGTGGCGGATTCTCTTCTGCAATTGGACCCTCAGGATTCTTCTGCCTATATTCTTCTATCAAATATTTATGCTGATGCCGGGATGTGGGAGAAGGTTTCGGATATGAGGAAAATAATGAGGTATAATAAGCTCAAGAAGGAACCTGGGTGTAGTTGGATTGAAATAAAAGACGAGGTTCATGCATTCCTTGTCGGCGAAAAGGCTCATCCAAGATGCAAACAGATATATGACACGCTTGGTATCTTAGCTGATGAAATGAGATGCTACGTGGATGATATAGATTTTTTTGCTTGA
- the LOC107945770 gene encoding LOW QUALITY PROTEIN: WPP domain-interacting tail-anchored protein 1 (The sequence of the model RefSeq protein was modified relative to this genomic sequence to represent the inferred CDS: inserted 1 base in 1 codon) codes for MDADILHEEGVSGDEFNSMELEAGSSRADILDGISSGGEVNEEFGRANEILTRVELDLACSSEKLVNLSVLTMHLATRETDFESFMSEKDNMQVESMEKALEFDLLSGILDSEVKELNKFMEHLETYIISXREAISSFKHLGETFFKMEEKLLDSEESLKQSRNQVSEIKMQAADFHRILSCLHGNENRNDENGVNVSEGDRLSSGNTKIKMQTIEQQRHILRMLEKSLAREIDLEKKFAESRQIEEELKPRIYTLEEGIVSMEEETMDVSERLFEAQNAAVVFMGISKELLGRLQLAQFNLNNSTHRETELRSKLEESTVKLKAKESALRTLQSSDTRLSDFVQAQVDTLKEKLTEVEKKFILADSEAFTMREKADSLEKQLKESELNLSNAKASLDESREQHDALYSLINTLENDTADLKAKLFETEKRAHNAESKCKLIVETNTELIEELSLLKGQDLTSEKVEFLEMQLKESEIRLLNAVASAEASQEKQNMLYSTIGDMENLIEDLKLKVSKAENRADSAEDKCIILSETNAELSEELRFLRGRLGCLEASLNQAEEMKMATARDIGIRTQLIANLLMQLGMERERLHQQISGLATENKVLIVKLKETYKDHSIVQSHENKGNVKDFLFSKQDSTAASARETKEEITKSPVGGSELDKTTESVGESEVKPTDGTSQYETVRTIDARLLSFKHISLALLVLLASTAAAYYFQKQKSPFY; via the exons ATGGATGCTGATATCCTTCACGAAGAAGGTGTTTCTGGTGATGAATTCAATAGTATGGAACTGGAGGCAGGATCAAGTAGAGCTGACATACTTGACGGGATATCATCTGGTGGAGAGGTGAATGAAGAATTTGGAAGGGCTAACGAGATTCTAACAAGAGTGGAGTTAGATTTAGCATGTTCCTCCGAGAAATTGGTTAACTTAAGTGTACTTACAATGCATTTGGCAACTAGGGAAACTGACTTCGAATCATTTATGTCAGAAAAAGACAATATGCAGGTTGAATCTATGGAGAAAGCTTTGGAATTTGATCTCTTATCAGGAATTTTAGATTCAGAGGTTAAAGAACTGAATAAATTTATGGAGCATCTTGAAACTTACATTATTA TCCGTGAAGCGATATCTTCATTTAAGCACTTGGGAGAAACTTTCTTCAAAATGGAGGAAAAGCTACTTGATTCTGAAGAATCCTTGAAGCAGTCACGAAATCAAGTCTCAGAAATTAAGATGCAGGCTGCTGATTTCCACAGGATTTTATCATGTCTTCATGGAAATGAAAACA GGAATGATGAAAATGGTGTGAATGTCTCTGAAGGTGATCGATTGTCTAGTGGTAATACAAAGATAAAAATGCAAACTATTGAACAGCAAAGGCATATTTTGAGAATGCTGGAGAAATCTTTGGCTCGGGAAATTGACCTGGAAAAGAAGTTTGCAGAATCTAGGCAAATTGAGGAGGAGCTGAAACCAAGGATATACACGTTAGAAGAAGGGATCGTCAGCATGGAGGAAGAGACGATGGATGTTAGTGAAAGGTTGTTTGAAGCACAGAATGCAGCGGTGGTGTTTATGGGGATTTCAAAGGAGCTATTGGGTCGACTTCAGCTTGCCCAGTTTAATTTGAATAACTCAACTCATCGAGAAACTGAGTTAAGATCAAAGCTTGAAGAATCCACAGTGAAGTTGAAAGCCAAAGAAAGTGCATTGCGGACGCTTCAAAGTAGTGATACTAGACTCAGTGATTTTGTTCAAGCACAGGTAGACACCTTAAAAGAAAAGTTGACTGAAGTTGAAAAAAAGTTTATTCTTGCTGATTCTGAGGCGTTCACTATGCGTGAGAAGGCAGATTCATTAGAGAAGCAACTGAAAGAGTCTGAATTGAACTTGTCAAATGCAAAAGCTTCTCTTGATGAAAGTCGGGAACAACATGATGCTTTATATTCTCTGATCAATACATTGGAAAATGATACTGCTGATTTGAAAGCGAAATTATTTGAAACTGAAAAAAGAGCACATAATGCTGAATCCAAATGCAAATTAATAGTTGAGACTAACACAGAACTTATTGAAGAGCTGAGTCTTCTTAAAGGCCAGGATCTTACATCTGAAAAGGTGGAGTTTCTTGAGATGCAATTGAAGGAATCTGAGATCCGGTTATTGAATGCTGTAGCTTCTGCTGAAGCTAGTCAGGAGAAGCAAAATATGTTGTATTCTACCATTGGAGATATGGAAAACCTAATTGAGGATCTAAAGCTGAAGGTTTCTAAAGCTGAAAATAGAGCTGACAGTGCAGAAGATAAGTGTATCATATTATCTGAAACTAATGCAGAGCTAAGTGAAGAATTGCGCTTCTTGAGGGGTAGACTGGGTTGCTTGGAGGCATCTCTAAATCAGGCTGAGGAAATGAAAATGGCAACTGCTAGGGACATAGGCATTCGTACCCAACTGATAGCAAATTTGCTCATGCAACTGGGCATGGAAAGAGAGCGCCTTCACCAGCAG ATATCTGGATTAGCCACGGAAAATAAAGTTTTGATAGTAAAGTTGAAGGAAACATACAAGGACCACTCTATTGTTCAGAGCCATGAGAATAAGGGAAATGTCAaagattttttgttttcaaagcaAGACTCCACGGCTGCTTCTGCAAGAGAAACTAAGGAAGAAATAACCAAATCACCGGTCGGTGGTTCTGAG CTGGACAAGACTACTGAATCAGTTGGTGAGTCCGAAGTGAAACCCACAGATGGCACTTCACAGTACGAGACTGTGAGGACAATAGATGCAAGATTGCTTAGCTTCAAGCACATTTCCTTGGCATTGCTCGTCTTGCTAGCTTCAACAGCAGCAGCTTATTATTTCCAGAAGCAGAAAAGCCCTTTTTATTGA